From a single Photobacterium gaetbulicola Gung47 genomic region:
- a CDS encoding putative uracil permease (COG2233) — translation MMQILQGAQMLFVAFGALVLVPLLTGLDPNVALFGAGIGTLLFQVITKRSVPIFLASSFAFIAPIMYGVQTWGIPATMGGLMMAGVIYVCMGAIIKVRGVAIIHKLLPPVVVGPVIMVIGLGLAPAAVNMALGKTGDGAVQLVNGDAALWISAISLLVTIGFSVFAKGFFKLIPIMAGIVAGYSVSLGFGVVDFTPVQQAAWLALPNFTFPEFNINAVLFMIPVAIAPAVEHVGDMLAISNVTGKDYLKKPGLHRTMAGDGVATIAASMFGAPPNTTYSEVTGAVMLTKAFNPVIMTWAAVTALVLAFVGKLGAILQTIPVPVMGGIMILLFGSIATVGLNTLIKNQVDLHKARNLVIVAVTLVFGIGGMAFGIGEFSLQGVSLCGIVAILLNLILPDDLGENHVVDNAQMEEAADK, via the coding sequence ATGATGCAGATATTACAGGGTGCCCAGATGCTTTTCGTTGCATTTGGCGCATTGGTTCTGGTACCGCTTCTTACCGGACTGGATCCCAACGTTGCCCTCTTCGGTGCCGGTATCGGTACTCTCCTCTTCCAAGTCATCACCAAACGCTCCGTCCCTATCTTCCTCGCTTCCTCTTTTGCTTTTATTGCCCCTATTATGTATGGCGTACAAACCTGGGGGATCCCTGCGACCATGGGTGGCCTGATGATGGCCGGTGTGATCTACGTTTGTATGGGCGCAATCATCAAGGTGCGCGGCGTAGCCATTATTCATAAGCTGCTACCACCGGTCGTTGTCGGCCCGGTGATCATGGTGATCGGTCTTGGTCTGGCCCCAGCAGCTGTCAACATGGCACTGGGTAAAACCGGCGACGGTGCGGTGCAGTTGGTCAACGGCGATGCTGCTCTGTGGATTTCAGCCATTTCCCTGCTAGTCACCATCGGCTTCAGTGTTTTTGCCAAGGGCTTTTTCAAGCTGATCCCAATTATGGCAGGTATTGTGGCTGGCTACTCGGTCAGCCTTGGTTTCGGCGTTGTCGATTTCACACCGGTCCAACAGGCAGCTTGGTTGGCACTGCCGAACTTCACTTTCCCAGAGTTCAACATCAACGCCGTGCTATTTATGATCCCGGTGGCCATTGCCCCAGCGGTTGAGCATGTCGGTGATATGCTGGCGATTTCCAACGTAACGGGTAAGGACTACCTGAAGAAACCGGGCCTGCATCGCACCATGGCCGGTGACGGGGTAGCGACAATAGCCGCTTCAATGTTCGGCGCGCCGCCAAACACGACCTACTCTGAAGTAACCGGTGCGGTGATGCTGACCAAGGCCTTCAACCCGGTGATCATGACATGGGCTGCCGTCACCGCTCTGGTACTGGCCTTCGTCGGAAAGCTGGGCGCGATACTGCAGACGATCCCGGTTCCGGTGATGGGCGGTATCATGATCCTGCTGTTCGGCTCGATTGCCACGGTCGGTCTTAACACCCTGATCAAAAACCAGGTCGATCTGCACAAGGCGCGTAACCTAGTGATTGTCGCGGTAACCCTGGTATTCGGTATCGGCGGGATGGCTTTCGGTATCGGCGAATTCAGCCTGCAGGGTGTGAGCCTGTGCGGTATCGTGGCAATTCTGCTGAACCTGATCTTGCCGGATGACCTCGGTGAGAACCACGTGGTCGATAATGCCCAGATGGAAGAAGCTGCTGACAAATAA
- a CDS encoding hypothetical protein (COG3249) gives MLRIALLFLALLALPLKAATVTNLYQAQVALPDTDRQSEQAARRQALEQVLIKVSGQSNIVENEVVAKALGSSNQYVSQFSYANLDGQRTLQLTFDRSRIRTLLTQANSTFWSEKRPNVLVWLVEDANRSRNIVWDQANNDLANRIKDDAERRGVPVMMPIGDFEDVTAISTPDIWGGFVQPIATASQRYQPQAVLIVRARQQGGEQLAINWQLYTGNVEQLGRNQVAPSEGRSSGEAVTSVAQMVDSVADILGAKYAVPLGGDTSGQLAVVVENIHSSKDFFTLERLLTNLTSVAAVNAYRIQGDRVEFSVQLLSTEEAFQRELSQDRRLSAVAAPQEEQLEPAPQLEGVIGTTTVPAQPASLEQLGDEQPSDAEPVVITPAKQAAVFSWSSSAPVSTSVAL, from the coding sequence ATGTTGCGTATTGCATTACTTTTCTTGGCACTGCTGGCCCTGCCGTTGAAGGCCGCCACGGTGACCAACCTTTATCAGGCGCAGGTTGCCTTGCCTGATACGGATCGCCAATCCGAGCAAGCGGCCAGACGACAGGCTCTGGAGCAGGTACTGATCAAGGTCTCGGGGCAGAGCAACATCGTGGAGAACGAGGTCGTTGCCAAGGCACTAGGGAGCAGTAACCAATACGTCAGCCAGTTCAGCTATGCGAACCTCGATGGCCAACGTACCCTGCAGCTGACTTTTGACCGCAGCCGGATCCGTACATTGTTGACCCAGGCTAATTCGACGTTCTGGAGCGAAAAGCGTCCGAATGTCTTGGTCTGGCTGGTGGAAGATGCCAACCGAAGCCGCAATATTGTCTGGGATCAGGCAAACAACGACTTGGCCAATCGTATTAAGGACGATGCTGAGCGCCGCGGGGTGCCGGTGATGATGCCGATTGGTGATTTCGAAGATGTGACGGCGATCAGCACGCCGGATATCTGGGGCGGTTTTGTTCAGCCTATTGCGACAGCCAGCCAGCGTTACCAGCCGCAGGCAGTACTGATCGTACGTGCCCGTCAGCAAGGTGGCGAGCAGTTAGCCATTAATTGGCAACTGTATACTGGCAACGTGGAGCAACTTGGCCGTAACCAGGTAGCACCGTCTGAAGGCCGCAGCAGCGGTGAAGCAGTGACCTCTGTGGCCCAGATGGTTGACAGCGTGGCGGATATTCTGGGGGCCAAATATGCGGTACCACTGGGCGGTGATACCAGTGGCCAACTGGCGGTGGTGGTTGAGAATATCCACTCCTCGAAAGATTTCTTTACCCTGGAGCGCCTGCTTACCAACCTGACATCGGTGGCGGCTGTCAATGCCTACCGTATTCAGGGCGACCGGGTGGAATTTTCGGTGCAGCTGCTTAGCACGGAAGAAGCGTTCCAGCGTGAGCTGAGCCAGGATCGCCGCTTGTCAGCCGTTGCTGCCCCTCAGGAGGAACAACTTGAGCCGGCGCCGCAGCTTGAAGGAGTGATAGGTACAACGACCGTGCCAGCCCAACCGGCTTCTCTTGAGCAGCTCGGCGACGAGCAGCCGAGTGATGCCGAGCCGGTGGTGATTACGCCGGCCAAGCAGGCGGCAGTCTTTAGCTGGTCAAGTTCAGCACCGGTTTCAACGTCGGTTGCGTTGTAA
- a CDS encoding hypothetical protein (COG3308), whose protein sequence is MTVMQKKTRMLRYSAMTTNIGLLAWVALWQAALSPHPHLNSMIMAVVWIAPLLLPLRGILAGRPYTHAWANFILMFYFLHALTILWVDGGERWLALVELLLTTGAFMANILFARHRGRELGLKLKKLSQVEKEEKARHEGR, encoded by the coding sequence ATGACCGTCATGCAGAAAAAAACGCGTATGCTCCGCTACAGCGCCATGACCACCAATATTGGTCTGTTGGCCTGGGTGGCACTCTGGCAGGCCGCCCTCTCACCGCACCCGCACCTCAACAGCATGATCATGGCAGTGGTCTGGATCGCCCCACTGCTACTGCCACTCAGGGGGATACTGGCAGGCAGGCCCTACACCCATGCCTGGGCCAACTTCATTCTGATGTTTTACTTTCTCCATGCCCTGACCATATTGTGGGTCGACGGCGGAGAGCGCTGGCTGGCACTGGTCGAGCTGCTCCTGACGACCGGTGCCTTCATGGCCAATATCCTGTTTGCCCGCCATCGCGGCAGAGAACTTGGGCTTAAGCTGAAGAAACTATCCCAAGTCGAAAAAGAAGAGAAAGCTCGCCATGAGGGCCGGTAG
- a CDS encoding putative Trp repressor-binding protein (COG0655) translates to MHCILVLYYSRHGSTRQLARQIARGIEQVAGCEAVLRTVADLGTDGQLQPEASGDPLVTKGDLQHCTGLALGSPVRFGNMAAPLKHFIDSTSAEWLGGSLIGKPACVFTASSSMHGGQETTLQSMMLPLLHHGMLIVGLPYSEPALHTTVTGGTPYGPSHLNHPQSRQLSREECELAQACGKRLAEVACKLQG, encoded by the coding sequence ATGCACTGTATCCTAGTCCTCTATTACAGCCGCCACGGCTCGACCAGGCAGCTCGCCCGCCAAATTGCCCGCGGGATCGAGCAGGTTGCCGGCTGTGAGGCCGTCTTGCGTACCGTTGCCGATCTCGGCACCGACGGCCAGCTACAGCCGGAAGCCTCTGGCGATCCGCTGGTGACCAAGGGTGATCTCCAGCACTGTACCGGGCTGGCACTCGGCAGTCCGGTGCGGTTTGGCAATATGGCCGCCCCACTCAAGCACTTCATCGACTCGACCAGTGCCGAATGGCTAGGCGGTAGCCTGATCGGCAAGCCGGCCTGTGTCTTTACCGCCTCGTCATCGATGCACGGAGGCCAGGAGACGACCTTGCAATCGATGATGCTGCCACTACTACACCACGGCATGCTAATTGTCGGCCTGCCCTACTCGGAGCCCGCCCTGCATACCACGGTGACCGGAGGGACCCCCTATGGCCCCTCCCACCTCAATCACCCACAGTCTCGTCAGCTAAGCCGCGAAGAATGCGAGTTGGCGCAGGCCTGTGGCAAACGCCTGGCTGAAGTCGCCTGCAAATTACAAGGATAG
- a CDS encoding putative arsenate reductase ArsC (COG1393), translating into MSVTIYHNPRCSKSRQTLALLEEKGISPTIVKYLDDTPSAEQIQTLLSQLGYASARDMMRTKEALYKELELGGADVTEQQLIDAMAANPKLIERPIVVNGERAAMGRPPEQVLDIL; encoded by the coding sequence ATGTCAGTCACCATTTACCACAACCCACGTTGCTCGAAAAGCCGCCAGACCCTAGCACTACTGGAGGAGAAAGGGATCAGCCCGACAATTGTCAAATATCTTGATGACACCCCTTCTGCAGAACAAATCCAAACCCTGCTGAGCCAGCTGGGCTACGCCTCGGCCCGCGATATGATGCGAACCAAAGAAGCGTTATACAAAGAGCTAGAGCTGGGCGGCGCAGATGTGACCGAGCAGCAGCTGATTGATGCCATGGCGGCCAACCCGAAATTGATCGAGCGCCCTATCGTGGTCAACGGTGAACGCGCGGCAATGGGCCGCCCACCCGAGCAAGTACTGGACATCCTGTAA